GAATCACTCCTTTCTTTTTTAATAAGCAAAAATTAATAGAAATGCGATTAACATACCATATATTGCAGCAGTCTCTGCCAATCCAGCACCAAGCATTAACATGGTCCTAATTTCGTTATTTGCCTCTGGATTCTTCCCAACCGCTTCAACGGCTTTTGCCGCAACATACCCTTGACCTATCGTCGAAAATATTCCGGTCATAACTGATAAAGCTGCAGCAATTGCAACCAATCCTTTTCCAATACTTACATTATCCATTGTTTAAATCCTCCTTATATTCAATTCCAATAAAAATAGTAGTTAATGATACAAATAGAAATGCCTGTAAAAAACCTGAAAATATATCAAAATATACATGAAGCCATGGGGCAACAATCACACCTATCAAATCAAAGCCACCAATAAGTGGTATCATGCCAC
This DNA window, taken from Erysipelothrix larvae, encodes the following:
- the atpE gene encoding ATP synthase F0 subunit C; its protein translation is MDNVSIGKGLVAIAAALSVMTGIFSTIGQGYVAAKAVEAVGKNPEANNEIRTMLMLGAGLAETAAIYGMLIAFLLIFAY